In Penaeus vannamei isolate JL-2024 chromosome 4, ASM4276789v1, whole genome shotgun sequence, a single window of DNA contains:
- the LOC113820854 gene encoding mucin-4, with product MRERLNTLDHATAGKTTPVHATAGKTTPVHATAGKTTPDYATAGKTTPDHATAGKTTPDYATAGKTTPDHATAGKTTPVHVAADKTTRQPARPRQTVRQPARPPGKTTSDHATAGKTTPDHATAGKTTPDRATAGKTTPDRATAGKTTPDHATAGKTTPDHATAGKTTPDHAAAGKTTPDHATASKTTPDHATADKTTRQPAKPRQTTRQPTTPDHVTAGKTTPDHATAGKTTPDHATASKTTPDHATAGKTTPDHATAGKTTPDHATAGKTTPDHATAGKTTPDHATAGKTTPDHATAGKTTPDHATAGKTTPDHVTAGKTTPDHATAGKTTPDHATASKTTPDHATAGKTTPDHATAGKTTPDHATAGKTTPDHATAGKTTPDHATAGKTTPDHVTSGKTTPDHVTSGKTTPDHATAGKTTPDHATASKTSPDHATAGKTTPDHATAGKTSPDHATAGKTTPDHATADKTTPDHEITDKTTPDHATAGKTTPDHATAGKTTPDHATAGKTTPDHATAGKTTPDHATAGKTTPDHATTGKTTPDHAIAGKTTPDRATSGKTTPDHATAGKTTPDHATAGKTTSDHATAGKTTRQPGRPRQTTRQPARPHQTTPDHATAGKTTPDHAAAGKTTPDHARADKTTLDHAAAGKTTPDHATACKTTSDHATAGKTIPDHATAGKTTPDHATASKTTPDHLTAGKTTPDHVTAGKTTPDHATAGKTT from the exons ATGAGAGAGAGGCTAAACACCTTAGACCACGCGACAGCCGGCAAGACCACGCCAGTCCACGCGACAGCCGGCAAGACCACGCCAGTCCACGCGACAGCCGGCAAGACCACGCCAGACTACGCGACAGCCGGCAAGACCACGCCAGACCACGCGACAGCCGGCAAGACCACGCCAGACTACGCGACAGCCGGCAAGACCACGCCAGACCACGCGACAGCCGGCAAGACCACGCCAGTCCACGTGGCAGCCGACAAGACCACGCGGCAGCCGGCAAGACCACGCCAGACCGTGCGACAGCCGGCAAGACCAC CCGGCAAGACCACGTCAGACCACGCGACAGCCGGCAAGACCACGCCAGACCACGCGACAGCCGGCAAGACCACACCAGACCGCGCGACAGCCGGCAAGACCACACCAGACCGCGCGACAGCCGGCAAGACCACACCAGACCACGCGACAGCCGGCAAGACCACACCAGACCACGCGACAGCCGGCAAGACCACACCAGACCACGCGGCAGCCGGCAAGACCACACCAGACCACGCGACAGCCAGCAAGACCACACCAGACCACGCGACAGCCGACAAGACCACGCGGCAGCCGGCAAAACCACGCCAGACCACGCGCCAGCCG ACCACGCCAGACCACGTGACAGCCGGCAAGACCACGCCAGACCACGCGACAGCCGGCAAGACCACACCAGACCACGCGACAGCCAGCAAGACCACGCCAGACCACGCGACAGCCGGCAAGACCACGCCAGACCACGCGACAGCCGGCAAGACCACGCCAGACCACGCGACAGCCGGCAAGACCACGCCAGACCACGCGACAGCCGGCAAGACCACACCAGACCACGCGACAGCCGGCAAGACCACGCCAGACCACGCGACAGCCGGCAAGACCACGCCAGACCACGCGACAGCCGGCAAGACCACGCCAGACCACGTGACAGCCGGCAAGACCACGCCAGACCACGCGACAGCCGGCAAGACCACGCCAGACCACGCGACAGCCAGCAAGACCACGCCAGACCACGCGACAGCCGGCAAGACCACGCCAGACCACGCGACAGCCGGCAAGACCACGCCAGACCACGCGACAGCCGGCAAGACCACGCCAGACCACGCGACAGCCGGCAAGACCACGCCAGACCACGCGACAGCCGGCAAGACCACCCCAGACCACGTGACATCCGGCAAGACCACGCCAGACCACGTGACATCCGGCAAGACCACGCCAGACCACGCGACAGCCGGCAAGACCACGCCAGACCACGCGACAGCCAGCAAGACCTCGCCAGACCACGCGACAGCCGGCAAGACCACGCCAGACCACGCGACAGCCGGCAAGACCTCGCCAGACCACGCGACAGCCGGCAAGACCACGCCAGACCACGCGACAGCCGATAAGACCACGCCAGACCACGAAATAACTGACAAGACCACGCCAGACCACGCGACAGCCGGCAAGACCACGCCAGACCACGCGACAGCCGGCAAGACCACGCCAGACCACGCGACAGCCGGCAAGACCACACCAGACCACGCGACAGCCGGCAAGACCACGCCAGACCACGCGACAGCCGGCAAGACCACGCCAGACCACGCGACAACCGGCAAGACCACACCAGACCACGCGATAGCCGGCAAGACCACGCCAGACCGTGCGACATCCGGCAAGACCACGCCAGACCACGCGACAGCCGGCAAGACCACGCCAGACCACGCGACAGCCGGCAAGACCACGTCAGACCACGCGACAGCCGGCAAGACCACGCGACAGCCGGGAAGACCACGCCAGACCACGCGGCAGCCGGCAAGACCACACCAGACCACGCCAGACCACGCGACAGCCGGCAAGACCACCCCAGACCACGCGGCAGCCGGCAAGACCACGCCAGACCACGCGAGAGCCGATAAGACCACGCTAGACCACGCGGCAGCCGGCAAGACCACACCAGACCACGCGACAGCCTGCAAGACCACGTCAGACCACGCGACAGCCGGCAAGACCATACCAGACCACGCGACAGCCGGCAAGACCACGCCAGACCACGCGACAGCCTCCAAGACCACGCCAGACCACTTGACAGCCGGCAAGACCACGCCAGACCACGTGACAGCCGGCAAGACCACGCCAGACCACGCGACAGCCGGCAAGACCACGTGA